In one window of Gopherus evgoodei ecotype Sinaloan lineage chromosome 9, rGopEvg1_v1.p, whole genome shotgun sequence DNA:
- the NEU4 gene encoding sialidase-4 produces MGSRHFPARTVLFERELSGVTYRIPALLYIPCMEKLLAFAEERLSTDDAHANLLVLRRGTFYRNYVEWEDMTALETATLKHHRSMNPCPVYDEFTGIVFLFFTAVLGKTPEAYQIITGQNVARLCYVSSSDQGRSWSKVTDLTQQVIGRSITDWATFALGPGHGIQLKSGRLLVPAYTYHIDCKECFGKLCKTTPHSFTFYSDDHGQRWRFGEFIPNLPTVECQMVSVDEEDGSNVLYCNARSPLGFRVQALSTDDGAVFHLGQLVQQLVEPPHGCHGSIIGFPAPLFYAPSSPHSRWSTPWSINGPDCLLLSRKNTRHCYLPLCDMAVENPAAMSLGSQLQDHQQPAGSKERSPSSSHHEIHDSMSSAVSCGGQGQPEPGATSKSTFRFQTPTWVLYSHPTSSRSRVNMGVYLSTFPRDADSWTEPWVIYEGPSAYSDLAYIELTYSEFSATGIPAIAFACLYENGTRSPYEQISFSMFTLYDVIQNIPLKATSPDPKRHLYKKKRGRSCVTT; encoded by the exons ATGGGATCACGCCATTTCCCAGCTCGCACTGTGCTGTTTGAGAGGGAGCTGAGTGGAGTGACTTACCGCATCCCAGCACTCCTCTACATCCCCTGCATGGAAAAGCTGTTGGCCTttgctgaggagaggctgagtacTGATGATGCCCATGCAAACCTGCTGGTGCTAAGACGAGGGACCTTCTACAGGAACTACGTAGAA TGGGAAGACATGACAGCACTGGAGACTGCAACCTTGAAGCACCATCGGTCCATGAATCCCTGTCCTGTCTACGATGAATTCACAGGCATTGTCTTCCTCTTCTTCACTGCTGTGCTGGGCAAGACTCCCGAGGCCTATCAGATCATCACAGGCCAGAATGTCGCCCGCCTCTGCTACGTGTCCAGTTCCGACCAGGGGCGGAGCTGGAGCAAGGTTACTGATCTGACACAGCAGGTCATTGGCAGGTCCATTACAG ATTGGGCCACTTTTGCTCTAGGCCCTGGACATGGAATTCAGCTCAAGTCAGGACGACTGCTGGTTCCAGCCTACACTTACCACATCGATTGCAAGGAGTGCTTTGGGAAGCTCTGCAAGACAACCCCTCACTCCTTCACCTTCTACAGCGATGACCACGGCCAGAGATGGCGCTTCGGCGAGTTCATCCCCAACCTgcccactgtggaatgtcagatgGTCTCCGTGGACGAGGAGGATGGCAGCAATGTCCTCTACTGCAATGCCAGGAGCCCCTTGGGCTTCAGAGTGCAGGCGCTGAGCACAGATGATGGAGCAGTTTTCCACTTGGGTCAGCTTGTTCAGCAGCTTGTAGAGCCCCCCCATGGCTGTCATGGGAGTATCATTGGCTTCCCAGCCCCTCTCTTCTATGCCCCAAGCAGCCCTCATTCACGGTGGAGCACGCCTTGGTCTATCAATGGCCCAGACTGCCTACTGCTGTCTAGAAAAAACACTAGACACTGTTATCTCCCTCTCTGTGATATGGCTGTTGAAAACCCAGCAGCCATGTCTTTGGGCAGCCAGCTGCAGGACCACCAACAGCCGGCAGGGTCTAAAGAGCGCAGTCCTTCCAGCAGCCATCATGAGATCCATGATTCCATGTCCTCAGCTGTGTCATGTGGAGGTCAGGGGCAGCCTGAACCAGGAGCTACTTCCAAATCCACTTTCCGCTTCCAGACCCCAACATGGGTGCTCTATTCCCATCCAACAAGCTCCAGGTCTCGAGTCAACATGGGCGTCTATCTCAGTACATTCCCCAGGGATGCAGATAGCTGGACAGAGCCCTGGGTTATTTATGAAGGCCCCAGCGCCTACTCAGATCTGGCCTACATTGAACTGACCTACTCTGAGTTCTCAGCCACTGGGATCCCAGCCATAGCATTTGCTTGCCTGTATGAAAATGGGACGAGGTCGCCCTATGAGCAGATCTCCTTCAGCATGTTCACGCTGTATGATGTGATTCAGAACATCCCCCTGAAAGCCACATCACCAGACCCAAAGCGCCACTTGTAtaagaaaaaaagggggaggagttGTGTCACCACCTAA